The proteins below come from a single Holdemania massiliensis genomic window:
- the pssE gene encoding PssE/Cps14G family polysaccharide biosynthesis glycosyltransferase: MILVTLGTQDKAFPRLLEAIEKQLENGTITDEVIVQAGCTAFASKKMKLFDLIPMEQFDQLLSQCDLLITHGGVGTIMAGLRLGKTIIAAPRLAQYHEHHNDHQTEIVSSFEKQGHLLALHDFDRLDEVLKQAETFVCKPLVSNTSNMIALLEDWIEKHA, from the coding sequence ATGATTTTAGTAACGTTAGGTACACAGGATAAAGCCTTCCCGCGCTTGCTGGAAGCGATAGAAAAACAGCTGGAAAACGGCACGATCACCGATGAGGTCATTGTCCAGGCCGGCTGCACAGCCTTCGCCTCAAAAAAAATGAAACTTTTTGATTTGATTCCCATGGAACAATTTGATCAGCTGCTTTCGCAATGCGATCTGTTGATCACCCATGGCGGAGTTGGGACAATCATGGCCGGTCTGCGGCTGGGCAAGACGATCATTGCGGCACCGCGGCTGGCTCAGTACCATGAACATCACAATGATCATCAGACGGAGATTGTATCCAGCTTCGAGAAGCAGGGACATCTTTTAGCTCTGCATGATTTTGACCGGCTGGATGAAGTGTTAAAGCAAGCTGAAACCTTTGTTTGCAAACCCCTTGTCAGCAACACCTCGAACATGATTGCCTTGCTTGAGGATTGGATTGAGAAACACGCTTAA
- a CDS encoding HAD-IIB family hydrolase, translating into MKFLASDYDGTLRLAPQVDPATAARVAQFQKHGHCFGIVTGRALNLIYDEAHRNQVYPDVFICSNGAMIADRDKNIIEAKWIPFERGCALIAYLKQSDFESFTFCNGEASGYHINEHIHQSARSLQRRELFFKTVQSEAEVLAAGRLISMAAWIEDRHRMAQIQAEIQEQFGDIVESYLNRGTLDIVASGVSKQTGVEQAAAWLNADEVYVIGDDYNDLPMIEGLNGFAMSSGVEAAKAAASRLFDTVDDCLDYLESGRE; encoded by the coding sequence ATGAAGTTTTTGGCATCCGATTATGATGGAACGCTGCGGTTAGCGCCGCAGGTCGATCCCGCAACAGCCGCGCGCGTCGCGCAGTTTCAAAAGCATGGACATTGTTTCGGCATTGTGACAGGCCGGGCCCTTAATTTAATCTATGATGAAGCCCACCGCAACCAAGTGTATCCGGATGTCTTTATCTGTTCCAATGGAGCGATGATTGCGGATCGGGATAAGAACATTATTGAAGCAAAGTGGATTCCCTTTGAGCGGGGATGTGCGTTGATCGCGTATTTGAAGCAGTCGGATTTTGAATCGTTTACCTTCTGCAATGGTGAGGCCAGCGGTTATCATATCAATGAACATATTCATCAAAGTGCGCGTTCCTTGCAGCGGCGCGAGTTGTTTTTCAAAACGGTGCAGAGCGAGGCGGAGGTCTTAGCTGCGGGCCGGCTGATTTCGATGGCGGCCTGGATCGAGGACCGGCATCGGATGGCGCAAATTCAGGCAGAGATTCAGGAACAATTTGGCGATATTGTGGAAAGCTACCTCAATCGCGGAACCCTGGATATCGTCGCCAGCGGTGTTTCAAAACAGACCGGTGTGGAACAGGCGGCAGCCTGGCTGAACGCCGATGAAGTCTATGTGATCGGCGATGATTACAACGATCTGCCGATGATTGAAGGACTGAACGGCTTTGCGATGAGTTCGGGGGTGGAGGCGGCCAAAGCGGCAGCCAGTCGGCTGTTTGATACCGTTGATGATTGTCTGGATTATCTTGAATCAGGAAGGGAATAG
- the pssD gene encoding PssD/Cps14F family polysaccharide biosynthesis glycosyltransferase → MKRVMFISSTGGHLTELLQLEPLFQRFDASLVTEKTKSNASLKEKYGKKMHYLAYGTKQHLLSYLFIFAWNIIKSFCLFVKIRPDVVITTGTHTAVPMCFIAHFFKKKVIWIETFANSTTQTEAGKLVYPIADLFIVQWESMLELYPNAVMGGWIF, encoded by the coding sequence ATGAAAAGAGTCATGTTTATTTCTTCAACCGGCGGTCATTTAACCGAGCTGCTGCAGCTTGAGCCGCTGTTTCAACGTTTTGACGCTTCGTTGGTTACGGAAAAAACGAAATCGAACGCGTCTTTAAAAGAGAAATATGGGAAAAAAATGCATTATCTGGCCTATGGGACAAAGCAGCATCTTTTGTCTTATCTATTCATTTTTGCGTGGAATATTATCAAAAGCTTCTGTCTGTTTGTTAAAATCCGGCCTGATGTTGTGATCACAACCGGGACGCACACTGCGGTTCCGATGTGCTTTATCGCGCATTTCTTCAAAAAGAAAGTGATCTGGATTGAAACCTTTGCCAATTCCACGACCCAGACTGAAGCCGGCAAACTGGTTTATCCAATTGCCGATCTGTTTATCGTTCAATGGGAATCGATGCTTGAATTGTATCCGAATGCTGTGATGGGAGGTTGGATCTTCTGA
- the ptsP gene encoding phosphoenolpyruvate--protein phosphotransferase: MLKGIAASSGIAIAKVYKLQQPVLNIEKKECDSAAEVAKFQAALVKTQADIEAVKAKAEGKLSEEELAIFDAHLMMANDPELSGQIEEMIKNESCNAEFATETVANMMISMFESMDNDYFKERAADVKDVTFRLKCNIVGAVIPDLTAINEEVVIVAEDLTPSDTAQLNKQYTLGFATATGGRTSHSAIMARSLEIPAVVGCAGIMEQADQGDLLILDAVEGQVILNPTPEQVKEYEAKAEAFKAEKEALKVLKDAKSVTTDGHEVELAGNIGTPKDVEGVLNNGGEGVGLYRTEFLYMDSELDFPSEDEQFEAYKTVLEGMGGKKVVVRTLDIGGDKKLPYFTFPEEMNPFLGYRAIRLCLDRTDIFRTQLRALIRASVYGKLCIMFPMIATLDEFRQAKALFEEEKAKLISEGAAVSDHIEVGMMVEIPAAAVLADQFAKEADFFSIGTNDLIQYSMAADRMSEKVSYLYQPLNPSILRLVKMTIDGAHKEGKWVGMCGEMAGDELAAPVLLGLGLDEFSMSASSILRTRKMIRSLSKQEMEVMAEKALQCGNIKEVTELVKNSLK, translated from the coding sequence ATGTTAAAAGGTATCGCAGCATCGTCAGGAATCGCTATCGCAAAAGTGTACAAGCTCCAACAGCCGGTCTTGAATATCGAAAAGAAAGAATGTGACAGTGCGGCAGAAGTAGCCAAGTTCCAGGCAGCACTGGTTAAGACACAGGCGGATATTGAAGCGGTAAAAGCGAAAGCGGAAGGCAAACTTTCAGAGGAAGAGCTGGCGATTTTCGACGCTCATCTGATGATGGCGAACGATCCGGAACTGTCCGGACAGATCGAAGAAATGATCAAGAATGAAAGCTGCAACGCGGAGTTTGCAACAGAAACAGTTGCCAACATGATGATTTCCATGTTTGAGTCGATGGACAATGATTATTTTAAAGAAAGAGCTGCTGATGTCAAAGATGTTACTTTCCGTCTGAAATGCAACATCGTCGGTGCTGTTATTCCAGATCTGACAGCCATTAATGAGGAAGTTGTCATTGTTGCGGAAGATTTAACACCATCAGATACAGCGCAGCTGAACAAACAGTATACGCTGGGCTTTGCCACAGCGACAGGCGGACGGACATCCCATTCCGCGATTATGGCGAGAAGCTTAGAAATCCCTGCGGTGGTCGGCTGTGCCGGCATCATGGAACAGGCTGATCAGGGCGATCTCTTGATTCTGGATGCCGTTGAGGGTCAGGTTATCCTGAATCCAACGCCGGAGCAGGTAAAGGAATATGAAGCGAAAGCTGAAGCATTTAAAGCAGAAAAAGAAGCGCTGAAGGTCCTGAAAGATGCAAAGAGCGTGACCACCGATGGTCATGAAGTTGAATTGGCGGGCAATATCGGTACGCCGAAGGATGTTGAAGGTGTTCTGAACAATGGCGGTGAAGGCGTAGGTCTGTACCGTACGGAGTTCTTATATATGGACAGCGAACTGGACTTCCCAAGTGAAGACGAACAGTTTGAGGCCTATAAAACAGTCCTGGAAGGCATGGGCGGCAAGAAAGTCGTTGTCCGGACCTTGGATATCGGCGGCGATAAGAAACTGCCGTACTTCACATTCCCGGAAGAAATGAATCCGTTCTTGGGATATCGTGCAATTCGTCTGTGTCTGGACAGAACGGATATCTTCAGAACACAGCTGCGCGCATTGATCCGGGCTTCCGTTTACGGCAAGCTGTGCATCATGTTCCCGATGATCGCCACGCTGGATGAATTCCGTCAGGCCAAAGCGCTGTTTGAAGAAGAAAAGGCGAAGCTGATCAGTGAAGGCGCTGCCGTTTCCGATCATATCGAAGTGGGCATGATGGTTGAAATTCCGGCCGCTGCCGTTTTGGCAGATCAGTTTGCGAAAGAAGCGGATTTCTTCTCCATTGGTACCAACGATTTAATCCAGTATTCAATGGCTGCTGACAGAATGTCGGAAAAAGTTTCCTATCTGTATCAGCCGCTGAATCCATCCATCCTGCGTCTGGTTAAGATGACGATTGATGGAGCACATAAGGAAGGCAAATGGGTTGGCATGTGCGGTGAAATGGCCGGCGATGAACTGGCAGCACCGGTACTGTTAGGTTTGGGCCTGGATGAATTCTCCATGTCGGCTTCCAGCATTCTGCGGACCCGCAAGATGATCCGTTCCTTATCCAAACAGGAAATGGAAGTCATGGCGGAAAAAGCATTGCAGTGCGGCAATATTAAAGAAGTTACAGAATTAGTGAAAAACAGCTTAAAATAA